One Phenylobacterium hankyongense DNA segment encodes these proteins:
- a CDS encoding YceI family protein — MRFDLKTLCGLVLAFAAMTGAAQAACPTGLPPGVFCGEKNLAAAASGTYALDPDHAAVIARVSHIGYSMSVFRFDRVQGQLVWDAANPAASKLTAAVQTASIATNVKDFAKELSGDAYLKSAAFPQATFVSSAFHPTDATHGKVDGLLTLLGKTRPATFDVTLIGSGKVMGQARIGVHATTSITPQDFGMSPFFLDPIELVIDAEFGKAA, encoded by the coding sequence ATGCGCTTCGATCTGAAAACCCTCTGCGGCCTCGTCCTGGCCTTCGCGGCCATGACCGGCGCCGCCCAGGCCGCCTGTCCGACCGGCCTGCCGCCCGGGGTCTTCTGCGGCGAGAAGAACCTGGCCGCCGCCGCCTCCGGGACCTACGCCCTCGACCCGGACCACGCCGCGGTGATCGCCCGGGTCTCGCACATCGGCTATTCGATGAGCGTCTTCCGCTTCGACCGCGTGCAGGGCCAGCTGGTCTGGGACGCCGCCAACCCGGCGGCCTCGAAGCTGACGGCGGCCGTGCAGACCGCTTCCATCGCCACCAACGTCAAGGACTTCGCCAAGGAGCTGTCCGGCGACGCCTACCTGAAGTCCGCGGCCTTCCCGCAGGCGACCTTCGTCTCCTCCGCCTTCCATCCGACGGACGCCACGCACGGCAAGGTGGATGGCCTGCTGACGCTGCTGGGCAAGACCCGGCCGGCGACCTTCGACGTGACGCTGATCGGCTCCGGCAAGGTCATGGGCCAGGCGCGGATCGGCGTCCACGCCACCACCAGCATCACCCCGCAGGACTTCGGCATGTCGCCGTTCTTCCTCGATCCGATCGAGCTCGTCATCGACGCGGAGTTCGGCAAGGCGGCCTGA